The DNA segment GCACTccggtttcaaaaagacagatgcacccctgtgtttatcgctgcactatttacaatagccaagatatggaagcaacctaaatgtccatcagtagatgattggataaagaagatatggtgcatatacacaatggaatattacacagccctgagaaaaaacaaatcctaccattcacaacaacatgaatggagctagagggtattatgctcagtgaaataagccaggctgagaaagacaagtaccaaatgatctcactcatatgtggagtataagaataaaagaaaactggaggaacaaaacagcagcagaagcacagaacccaagaatggactaatagttaacaaagggaaagggactggggaggatgggtgggaagggagggataagggtgggaagaaaagaaagggggcattaagattaccatgtatagtgttgggggggcacgtggagggctgtgcaacacagagaagacaagtagtgattctacagcatcttagtatgttgaaggacaatgactgtgaatggggatgtgggggagacttggtgaaggggggagcctcgtaaacataatgtccttcatgtaattgtagattaatgataccaaaataaaaataataaaaaataaaaaataagagaaattatATTTTAGAGAAGACATGCAAATGGATAATTGTAGATTCTGTATTTGTTATCTACTGCTTTGTgtattctttaagtcttttaatttaaaaatataaaactgtttGATTTGCCAGAtactgtatgtattttttaatgttcattttttatttatttttttggcatATAAAAATACCATAAATTACATTAGATACAATAGAAATAGGGCTTAAGTATTTTTATGTGAATAATAATCTATGTTATTGatttgtttaacaaatatttaatgctaATAGTGCTAAAAAACGTTATTCTAGGTCACTAAATTTAAGGTAATTTTTCATAcaactatgtttaaaaaaaaactatacaaTGAAGGCAAGTGTTCATCATAAAATTATACACAAGTACTGCATACAAATACAATCCATACAATGTATTCATCAACAAAtgaacatatataatatataaaaggtatttctatttcatATGTATCAAAATTTTATGTTCATATTTTACTCACATTGGTATTTAATTCGTATGCATAAAtcaaatataattcatataattcACAGTAAGACTGAGTGTTTGAGACAGGCAGCAGAGTGGCTGGGTTCCGCATGGAGCCCCCCAATGGTCATGCCGGGGTTCTCTAACAGCAGGACTTGAGAACTTGACACCAAAGCAGTGCACAGCTGGAGAGCAGGGGGCCCTTTCAGCCCCAGCATGGCAGCTGCCTGATGGGAAGTAGAGATTTCTAGGGTTGGTCCATTGTATTTAGAGGCTTCTTCTGCTAACAACACAGTGGCTGCCACTGCCCCAAGACAGCCATGCAATCTTGGTTATTGAATCTATTTCCTTGGTGGATAACCACCTGGACACTTGACGGTGCCCTGTGTCTGGGTGAGCCTTCTCAGAGCTACTCTGGGTTTTCCTGGCACACAGAGATGGgagggcctgcctgcctgaggggGGCTGAGGGCAGGGGCCCGGAGAAGTTATAGTTTTAGCATGAGAAAGGCCTTTTCCTGTTCTGATCCCTAAGAGAGAGGGTCgctgtcatctccccatttaGTACCTCATGAACAGTCTAGGCAAGAAACAAAGAGAGAACGTCCGGCCAAGCTGAGAGAATGCCAATCTGAAGCTTGGCAGTGGTTCTTTGCCAAAACTGAAGGGGCCTAGATGCCCTGACTGGCTCAGGGAGGCTGCTAACCCTTGATTACAGAACAATGCTGCTTTTGGGTAAAACAAACAGGCCAAGTCCACTGGACAGCCAAAGTCTCTTATAAAAGGCTTCCAGACTCCAGGAACAGCCGCCCAGGCAGGGCTCTCCTGGGGAGCGTCCTGGTCCTGGCTTGTGTGCCTCCTCCCTTCATGGGACCTctggtttctgttttccttcttttctttgcatCCTGTCCCTTAAACCTCCAAGCCAGATTTGTCTCTAATTGTTTAGAGGCAATACACATTTAAATGGTCATACAACAAGGATATCAACTAATTTCTAACAACACAGCTACACATGAATCCTCCTGAATACAGCCAGTAGGATCTCCTGCAGTGGCTGCCCCCCAATGATCCCActtctcccacctccctctcctgacAGACAGCAAGGGCTCCGACTCTGAAGACATCATCCCTTCTCAGAGGAGGCAGTTCCAGAAGTGACTCATTGCTCTTATCCTGAAAGATTTCAGGCTAGTGTCCTTGAGGTGGGAATGCTAGAGAAGGCAgttagacagacatgagcagaggggagaaaggagggtaGCTGAGCACCCAGTCTGCACCCTGTCCCTGCCCGGAGGCCACCTTGTTTCCTTTAGACAAACCCCTTTGGCCATTCAGTACAAACTAATGAGCAAAAATATGGGTAACTGGGACTTCCCTGATTTTATAGCATATGTACTTCAGGAAAAACTGACTCTGAGGCCATTATATCATCATACATAATTTACTTTGCAGTTTTAGCCCCACCATGAGTGTTGCTTAGACCCTCATGAGAATAGTGATGTCCATGAATTTGAGCAAGGAGGCTGCAGGCGAGGAAGCAAGAAGGATCCAAAGGATGATGCAAAATGGCAAGATGGAAGACAGGAAACCAAGAAAGCCATAAAAAGACACAACATAAAATCCCACAGGTGGCTACCCACCTTCAGGGGCAGCTCCCCATCTGTCTTTGGTCCTTACTTTACttttaatttgttaaataaaaaaccCCTTGCAGTGTTCAATCTCTATCCGGTCTTTCAGCtgaatttttctttcagaaaatgagaacaaaggaaTTCCACAATCTCACATGACATCTGCATTGCCCAGAGAATATGTTCGACAGAGGTGGAACCTCCATGGCTAAGTGACCCTGAAGGGACACAACTGCAATTCCACCACATTCTAATGGCCAGCATCAAGTCAAAGGGCCAGTTCAGGTTAAAAGGAACAGTAAGGAAAGTACATTTTCTGTCTCAGAAAGTAACAAGTGATGTCCAGGTATCTGTAATCCATCAGAGTCATGATTCTGAAAATGCCCTCAGGCTGAAGCAACTATGTACAGATTATTCATCTTTTTACCCAGTGCTACCTTCTCCCGAATCTCAGCTTTTCTCATCCTCCTTGTTTCTGCCACAACCTAAGGTCTTTATGTCAGTAACTTGTTGTTTCTGGTACAGTTAGTCACAGAGGAAGTCAAATGATAATCATTAGACTAGTTAGATATATTTTACTTTAGGTTGatgatttattttgtatattttaatgaaatcagATAATAGGAGGTAatgaatattattatattataattttgttCAAAGCTACATATTTATTGTGATGCAGCATGAAGAAGTTTGAATTTCTTTAATACAACCTATATTACCTAAAAATGTCAGTATTCTTATCCTCTTGTAAAGAGAAGGCACTTAAAAAAAGAGGTTGTGTTGTAAGTGGAAATAACTGTCTCTTCCAAAATGTTAATGGGAAACCTGGAGAGCTACATGGAAACGAATAAAAGCAGACTGCTatcttacactatacacaaacATAAGTTTGAAATGGATTAAGGAACTAAATATGAAACATGAAATCACAAAAAATACCAAAAGAAGACATAGGCATAAAACCTTGAACATAAGCaataggtttatttttttctacatgtCGCCTAAGGCAAGgggtaaaaagcaaaaaataacaagtgtgacTATGTCAAACTCAAGAACTTCTTTATAGCAAAGAAAGCCATttgcagaatgaaaaggcaacctactgtttGCAATGTATTTTTATGTAATAATTCTGATaaggtttaatatccaaaatattccaTGAACTCATTCAAATCAACCCTCAGAAATTAAATAAGCTGCTTGACAAATATacagaggacctaaatagaaattttccaaaaagagaagttacagatagccaacagacacatcaaaagatgctcaccaatcctaatcttcagggaaataaaaatcaaaacctcACTAAGGTATTACCGCACAGATAATAAAAGGGCTGTTATCAAAAAcatgagaaataacaaatgttggtgagtttttaaaggaaaggaaaccCTTGTATCCTATTGGTGGCAATGTACAAAAAACAGTACAGAGGTAGTTCAAAAACTAAAACCAGAAATACCGTACAACCCATTAGTTCCAATTCAAGGTATTTACTGAAGAACAGGAAACTACTAATTcacaaagatatatgcaccctatgttcaTTATGGAATTGATCATaatagtcaagaaaaagaagcaaCCTCAGCGTCCATCcctagatgaatggaaaaagaaaattaggtttacatatacaatggaatattattcagctataaaaacaaTTAAACATCAATATGGATATACTTAGAGGATACTAAGTTAAAATAAGGTAGAAGAAACAAATACCATAGATTTAGGTTATATGTGgaaccttgaaaataaaaaaactgaacacTCAAAGCaacaaatacacttaaaaatgtagaCAAGAGATAATTGGTTGTCATAAAGGAAGGCTAGGGACATAGGTGAAATAGGTACTGGGATCAAGAACCACTCACTACCAATTACAAAATAACTAAGTCAAAGGGATGACAAATAAAGCATAGAAAACATATTCAATAATATTGCAAtgactttgtatgatgacagattaTACCTACATTTATTGTGATGAGAATTACATAAAGTACATAAGTGTTAAATATATAGTCATACACATGAAATTAATATAGGATGGTATAgcaatttcatcttttaaaaaagtagGAGGTGGTGTTGCAAGGAGCTAAGAACAGTAATAGGGACAAATGAGACTAAAGAATAATGTGCATTTGACAAGGATAAAGAGTTGATTGAAATGCAGACAAGGAAACATAGAAGTTGCAGTGAAGAAGGGAAATAACCATCTGTGGAATGCTCGCTGGCTCACActgctttcttagtatttcttctcattctcttcatTCTCCTCAACAGTAAGAGACTGAATTTCCCATTATTCAATTTCCTTCCAATGGatataatgatttattttaatgtaatttccaatatgaaaatgtaatattTCTTTGAAAGGAATACAAGTCTTTTGAGGATgtcatggaaagactgctttacttgtttatttctctgggtataaatgaaggggttcagcaAAGGGGCAACAGACACAATAAGCAGAAAAACAGCCTTATTAATGGATATGACATTCTTAGCTGAAGGGTtgatatacataaaaatgcagctgccatagctgatggaaaccacaatcatgtgggaagaacaggtggaaaagaCTTTTTTCCTCTGCTGGGAAGAGGGTAATCTTAGAACCGTCCtaatgatgtacatgtaggacagaacTACACACATAAGTGTCACAATGAGAGTCAACACAGCACAGAGTATGGCCAGCTGCTCTATGAACCACGTATCTGTACATGAATTCTTCAGTATTGGAGAAGCGTCACAGACAAAATGGTCAATAACAGAGTCACAGAATTCAAGATTAAGGCTCAAACCAAGGGGTGGAATGATGATCAGTAAGCCAGATGTCCAACAACAGAGGATGAGGTTCCTGCAGACTCTGCTGTTCATGATGGTCacgtaatgcaggggtttgcagatggccacacagcggtcataggacatcacagcCAACAGGAAAAATTCTGTAGCTCCAAAGAGGATGACAAAAAATACTtgaatgaaacaggctttgatgGTAACGACTTTGTTCCCACTTGATATGATGTACAGGTATGCAGGGACACAAGCCATTGTGAGTGAgatttctaagaaagaaaaattttgaagtaaaaaatacatTGCTGTTTTTAAGTGAGAATCGATGAAGATGAGAGAAATTATGGTCAGATTTCCAAGTACACAAAACGTATATGTgataaataaaaaggtaaaaaccaAAATCTCTAGCTGTGGGTCTCTTGTCAGTCCCAGGATGAAGAACATTGTTACTGCTGAATGGTTTCTCATCACTGACTTCATCTATTGCCAATCTTCACATAAAAGTCACAGAAATTGAATCTGAAGAACAATGTCAAATAGGGTCAGTGGACACAGTGTCTGTCAATGCCAAGCAAACCCAGTCACATGCATTTCATTCTGTTATTTGATAATAGTGATTTGATGAGATAATTCCTTCAACTCCCTCGACATTCCCTCAACTGACAAGTTCCACATGAAAGCAAAGCTCATAGGAAGTTTCTCCTTAAAATTACTACTACtgacattgttttaaatattcaagAATATCCCAATACACAGCTTTATTTCCAATTAATATTTTAAGTCCATGTTTTGGTAGAGATTTCCACTTAGGATCAGGAATTTAAGCTATATTTTCATGGTACATACAGTATTTTTGTTCCAAAATTTAATACTCAAAAGCTAAATTTTATAAATCCTTTGATTTAAGTTGTGGTACCTGAAAATGGATATATAAAGGAGATGATAATGATCCTTACCTAAATTCCCCAGATCCCTCCTCTAACGATCTAGGCATTTTGTAAAGTCAAGTCAGATTTCTCCCAGGTACTTGACTAAAGCTCTTTCTCTTTACTCCTGTAAATTTCTATATTAttcatttactttctttcttAAGCAGAGAATCTTTTGATGCATAACTGTTTTAATATAACTTGAAAAAATGTGGGTAAAAGTGTAAACAGAGGTAAGATATCAAAATatgtttttctctccctccttcatgACATAAAGTGTcacaatatttcattgtatggatctTGGAACCATTTGTCTAGGCTCAAGTCACAACTCTGTCATCTACTtactgagtgaccttgggcaaatcatttaatCCATGTATGCTCTCAGTTTCCTAATATGTAGAGTTAAGAGGAATACTACCTCATGGAGTTATTATGAGGTTTAAATGAGCCGTATCAATTCCCACCAAGTACAGATTTACCAGCAACATTGACAGGGTATGATATTATGTTAGAAAATGGGAAATTTTCCTGGGTTTATGATGCTGAATTTGCACACTGGTGATACTGGTACTGAAagagggaaatattttaaaaaagaatgtttgCAATGATAATGCACATATATGAGACATAAATATATAGATGACCCTGATTGGTAATTGAAAtacaaacagagaaagagaaaaggagagaaggagaatAGAGAGAGATTAAAAAGCATTTTCCATGTGTCATTCAGATCAGTGTATATGATACTGCAACAGCATAATGATGTGTTAAATGAGTGCTACACACGGTTTCTAAATGGTGggcttgaaaatattccatgactTACCTTTGACATTCTTAATTGTTTAGCCAGGAATCTATCCCTCAAATGACCTAGGTGAGTTTCACAGTTGAGCAAAAATATCCTAGTAGGATTATGTAATTGCCTTCCTGGACACTTGCTCCCAAATATTTTCATTCTCTATATTCATAGATGCtttctgaatgtataaaaaatagCATCCTAACTTAAATAGAACA comes from the Manis pentadactyla isolate mManPen7 chromosome 10, mManPen7.hap1, whole genome shotgun sequence genome and includes:
- the LOC130679293 gene encoding olfactory receptor 6C2-like, which codes for MKSVMRNHSAVTMFFILGLTRDPQLEILVFTFLFITYTFCVLGNLTIISLIFIDSHLKTAMYFLLQNFSFLEISLTMACVPAYLYIISSGNKVVTIKACFIQVFFVILFGATEFFLLAVMSYDRCVAICKPLHYVTIMNSRVCRNLILCCWTSGLLIIIPPLGLSLNLEFCDSVIDHFVCDASPILKNSCTDTWFIEQLAILCAVLTLIVTLMCVVLSYMYIIRTVLRLPSSQQRKKVFSTCSSHMIVVSISYGSCIFMYINPSAKNVISINKAVFLLIVSVAPLLNPFIYTQRNKQVKQSFHDILKRLVFLSKKYYIFILEITLK